A genomic window from Thiomonas arsenitoxydans includes:
- a CDS encoding YbhB/YbcL family Raf kinase inhibitor-like protein: MQLTSPAFADGQPIPPQYAFCKPSAVGHVALSQNFNPPLAWSDVPQGAQSLVLVCHDPDVPSRADDVNLDGHTVPADLPRVDFYHWLLVDIPISRSHIAEKEFSHEVTPRGKPGPECSGGMRQGVNDYTAWFAGDQDMAGQYFGYDGPCPPWNDSLLHHYIFTLYALDVARCPVDGAFNGAQLRAALAGHVLAQASLTGTYTLNPALR; the protein is encoded by the coding sequence ATGCAACTCACCAGCCCCGCCTTTGCCGATGGTCAGCCGATTCCGCCGCAATATGCGTTTTGCAAACCGTCGGCGGTCGGCCATGTGGCGCTGTCGCAGAACTTCAACCCCCCGCTGGCCTGGTCGGACGTACCGCAGGGCGCGCAAAGTCTGGTGCTGGTCTGCCACGACCCCGACGTACCCAGCCGTGCCGACGACGTCAACCTCGATGGCCACACCGTACCCGCCGACCTGCCCCGGGTGGACTTCTATCACTGGCTGCTGGTGGACATTCCGATCTCGCGCAGCCACATCGCTGAAAAAGAATTCAGCCATGAAGTCACCCCGCGCGGCAAACCAGGCCCCGAGTGCTCGGGCGGCATGCGTCAGGGCGTGAACGACTACACCGCCTGGTTCGCCGGAGATCAGGACATGGCCGGTCAGTATTTCGGTTACGACGGCCCCTGCCCGCCCTGGAACGACAGCCTGCTGCACCACTACATCTTCACGCTGTACGCGCTAGATGTGGCGCGCTGCCCGGTGGACGGTGCGTTCAACGGCGCGCAACTTCGTGCGGCCCTCGCCGGGCATGTGCTGGCCCAGGCCAGCCTTACCGGCACCTACACCCTCAACCCCGCCCTGCGCTGA
- a CDS encoding cation diffusion facilitator family transporter, which produces MQARTYLRASLLAAIIVISLKLLAWKVTGSVGFLSDAMESIVNVAAAAFALFIVRIAEAPPDADHPYGHTKAEYFSSGVEGLLIGVAAALILIEAAKRLTHPQPISDVPLGAAISAAATVINLGVALWMLRGARRLRSIVIEADARHLLTDVWTSVGVIVAVMLVPLTGWLWLDPVIGIVVALHILREAFSLVKRSVDGLMDKSMDDADLAGLQAVLDRFRSNDLRFDHVRTRVAGTRRFASMHLHMPGGWSLQRAADCRYAVEKALIEAYPGMTVTIEMLTSAQESLQEENAQMQATGTISYQVCTPGAPPQQH; this is translated from the coding sequence ATGCAAGCCAGAACCTATCTCCGCGCCTCGCTGCTCGCCGCCATCATCGTCATCAGCCTCAAGCTGCTGGCCTGGAAGGTCACGGGCTCGGTAGGCTTTTTGTCGGACGCGATGGAGTCCATCGTCAACGTCGCCGCCGCCGCATTCGCCTTGTTCATTGTGCGCATCGCCGAGGCGCCGCCCGACGCAGACCATCCTTACGGTCATACCAAGGCGGAGTATTTCTCCAGCGGCGTCGAGGGCCTGCTCATCGGCGTGGCCGCAGCGCTCATTCTGATCGAGGCCGCCAAGCGCCTCACCCATCCGCAGCCCATCAGCGACGTGCCGCTGGGCGCGGCGATCTCGGCCGCGGCCACGGTGATCAACCTCGGTGTCGCGCTGTGGATGCTGCGCGGCGCGCGGCGCCTGCGTTCCATCGTCATCGAAGCCGACGCCCGGCACCTGCTCACCGATGTCTGGACTTCCGTGGGCGTGATCGTTGCCGTGATGCTGGTGCCGCTCACTGGCTGGCTATGGCTCGACCCGGTGATCGGCATCGTGGTGGCGCTGCACATTTTGCGCGAAGCGTTTTCGCTGGTGAAGCGCTCGGTCGATGGGCTGATGGACAAATCGATGGACGACGCCGACCTCGCGGGTTTGCAGGCCGTGCTCGACCGCTTTCGCTCCAACGACCTGCGCTTCGACCATGTGCGCACCCGCGTGGCCGGCACCCGGCGCTTCGCCTCCATGCACCTGCACATGCCGGGCGGGTGGTCGCTTCAGCGCGCGGCAGACTGCCGTTACGCCGTGGAAAAAGCGCTGATCGAGGCTTATCCTGGCATGACCGTAACCATTGAAATGCTGACCTCCGCACAGGAAAGCCTGCAGGAGGAAAATGCGCAGATGCAGGCTACGGGAACCATCAGCTATCAGGTCTGCACGCCTGGCGCCCCGCCGCAGCAGCACTGA
- a CDS encoding ABC transporter permease produces the protein MAFNFRPLALPLPNRRDLIALPLVIGMLLIIGHASRQMAVPFHLGETVALSLKPADLPEYALYTVLRMLAALAASTVFTLIYAWIAANNRYAEKIMVPLLDVLQSVPILGYLSITVTGFIALFPGSMLGLQFAVIFAVFTSQAWNMTFSLYQSLKTVPRDLTEAATLYRLNAWQRFWKLELPYAAPGLLWNAMMSMSGGWFFVVAAEALTVAGQQVSVPGIGSYIAAAIAAKNLGAIGWAILAMALVILSYDFLLFRPIVAWADKFRLDNTVSVDAPRSVVLDFLRRTRLTQRLARLPAVLWEMSVRLLPAVPLHKSPQRAPSVWGDRVFVVSMVLFTLGLIVALFLVLPRDFGWLQVGHVMLLGAFTALKVFVLVAISALIWVPVGIWVGLRPRWAAVAQPVAQFLAAFPANLLFPLVVVAIVHWHLNVNVFTAPLMILGSQWYVLFSVIGAASALPSDLREAGRNLGLRGWLLWRKLYLPAVFPGFVTGALTASGGAWNASIVAEVVSWGSHTLVATGLGAYITEATQQGQTLKVGLGVGVMALYVIAINRLVWHRLYKIAATRVRLD, from the coding sequence ATGGCCTTCAATTTCCGTCCACTGGCGCTGCCGCTGCCCAACCGCCGCGATCTGATCGCGCTGCCGCTGGTCATCGGCATGCTGCTCATCATCGGCCACGCCAGTCGGCAGATGGCGGTGCCATTCCATCTGGGCGAGACCGTGGCGTTGTCGCTCAAACCCGCGGATCTGCCCGAGTACGCGCTCTACACCGTGCTGCGCATGTTGGCCGCGCTGGCCGCCAGTACCGTGTTCACCCTGATCTACGCCTGGATCGCGGCCAACAATCGCTACGCCGAAAAAATCATGGTGCCGCTGCTCGACGTGCTGCAGTCGGTGCCTATTCTGGGCTATCTGTCGATCACCGTGACCGGCTTCATCGCCCTGTTTCCGGGCAGCATGCTGGGGCTGCAATTCGCGGTGATTTTTGCGGTGTTCACGTCGCAGGCGTGGAACATGACTTTCAGCCTGTACCAGTCGCTCAAGACCGTGCCGCGCGACCTCACCGAGGCCGCCACGCTTTACCGCCTCAACGCCTGGCAGCGCTTCTGGAAGCTTGAGCTCCCCTACGCCGCCCCTGGCCTGCTGTGGAACGCGATGATGTCCATGTCTGGCGGCTGGTTCTTCGTCGTCGCTGCCGAGGCGCTCACCGTGGCGGGGCAGCAGGTGTCGGTGCCGGGTATCGGCTCCTATATCGCCGCGGCAATCGCGGCCAAGAATCTGGGCGCCATCGGTTGGGCGATTCTGGCGATGGCCTTGGTGATTCTGTCTTACGACTTTCTGCTGTTTCGCCCCATCGTCGCCTGGGCCGACAAGTTCCGTCTGGACAACACCGTCAGCGTGGACGCGCCGCGCTCGGTGGTGCTCGACTTTCTGCGCCGCACCCGCCTCACCCAGCGCCTGGCCCGGCTGCCCGCCGTGCTGTGGGAGATGAGCGTGCGCCTGTTGCCCGCGGTGCCGCTGCACAAATCGCCGCAACGCGCGCCTTCCGTGTGGGGCGACCGGGTGTTTGTCGTCAGCATGGTGCTGTTCACTCTCGGCCTGATCGTGGCGTTGTTTCTGGTGCTGCCGCGAGATTTCGGCTGGCTGCAGGTCGGTCATGTGATGTTGCTGGGCGCGTTCACCGCGCTCAAGGTGTTCGTGCTGGTGGCGATTTCGGCGCTGATCTGGGTGCCGGTGGGCATCTGGGTCGGTCTGCGTCCGCGCTGGGCGGCCGTGGCGCAGCCGGTGGCGCAATTTCTCGCCGCCTTCCCCGCCAATCTGCTGTTCCCGCTGGTGGTGGTGGCCATCGTGCACTGGCATCTCAATGTCAACGTGTTCACCGCGCCGCTGATGATTCTGGGCAGCCAGTGGTACGTCCTGTTTTCGGTCATCGGCGCGGCCTCTGCCCTGCCCAGCGACTTGCGCGAGGCCGGCCGTAATCTGGGTTTGCGCGGCTGGCTGTTGTGGCGCAAGCTCTATCTGCCTGCCGTGTTTCCGGGATTCGTGACCGGGGCGCTCACCGCCTCGGGCGGCGCGTGGAACGCCAGCATCGTGGCCGAAGTGGTGAGCTGGGGCAGTCACACCCTGGTCGCCACCGGGCTGGGCGCCTACATCACCGAAGCCACCCAGCAGGGGCAGACGCTGAAGGTGGGTCTTGGCGTGGGCGTGATGGCGCTGTACGTCATCGCCATCAATCGTCTGGTCTGGCACCGCCTCTACAAAATTGCCGCCACGCGGGTGCGGCTCGATTGA